Proteins encoded within one genomic window of Brassica rapa cultivar Chiifu-401-42 chromosome A09, CAAS_Brap_v3.01, whole genome shotgun sequence:
- the LOC103837820 gene encoding uncharacterized protein LOC103837820 — MDPMESELHNGFATSDGNSAYDDNGWKEVVEYNGFQTSDANHHEYNEWKEVVYSSKRSQKQKPADQAANGDVSDKIVPDGDKQAEDQRRAVKLVAADVEEEQNGSRVARDENVKAEETKKPKLRKKKNNKKKNTKVSLSEAAAKIDPSHLSEFLVKQALEPGTSQLVEFLEYFETAFSQVSSVQFPWMEMFNNNCPLSTVIDVPLSYIPEPVYKASADWIDQIPDMKVSNFVKWASKNIRTDLAEEEEVIIDCEKDELHEKVALYVALAMVLRMKPHSLIGLLPAMWTDISAKYRKLDEVPLTVWMMAQASQGDLSVGLYSWAHNLLPLVADKKCNSQSRDYILQLVENILSNPEASTILMNGTLSDGKRRIPPHVFEGLLRLTFPASSARVEDTERFESIYPFLKEVALAGAPGSETMKQIFTSTLKLAGEGNAILADEATSIAIWLLAEDADCFNLWDSIYEENLEASVALLKKLVDEWKDHSLKLSSSPGDIITLKRTIKSFRKKNVKAIIEGRANASLYIEADKSLKVIRGRLSRGSGCLICTAITAVLLAAGGAAAAISTGSFL; from the exons ATGGATCCGATGGAATCTGAATTGCACAATGGCTTTGCTACCTCTGACGGTAACTCCGCCTACGACGACAATGGATGGAAGGAAGTGGTGGAGTACAATGGCTTTCAGACATCTGACGCTAACCATCACGAGTACAATGAATGGAAGGAAGTCGTGTACAGTAGTAAGCGCAGCCAGAAGCAAAAACCGGCGGATCAGGCAGCGAACGGTGACGTTTCCGACAAGATTGTTCCTGACGGAGACAAGCAAGCTGAGGATCAAAGACGAGCGGTCAAGTTGGTTGCTGCTGATGTGGAGGAAGAACAGAATGGATCCCGTGTCGCGAGGGATGAGAACGTGAAGGCTGAGGAAACTAAAAAACCGAAactaaggaagaagaagaacaacaagaagaagaatacAAAAGTATCTCTGTCCGAAGCTGCGGCAAAGATCGATCCTTCACATCTTTCGGAGTTCCTTGTAAAACAAGCATTG GAACCTGGTACGAGTCAGCTAGTGGAATTTCTCGAGTACTTTGAGACAGCATTTTCCCAAGTATCATCTGTTCAGTTTCCATGGATGGAGATGTTCAATAACAATTGTCCTTTGTCCACAGTGATCGAT GTTCCATTATCTTATATTCCTGAACCTGTCTACAAAGCATCAGCCGATTGGATAGACCAGATTCCAGACATGAAAGTCTCTAACTTTGTGAAGTGGGCCTCTAAGAACATTCGCACTGATttggcagaagaagaagaagtcatcATAGACTGTGAGAAGGATGAGTTGcatgaaaag GTGGCGTTATACGTTGCATTAGCAATGGTGTTACGTATGAAACCTCATTCTTTGATTGGTTTATTACCTGCTATGTGGACGGATATTTCGGCTAAGTATCGAAAACTAGACGAGGTTCCACTTACAGTTTGGATGATGGCTCAG GCCTCCCAAGGTGATTTATCTGTAGGCTTGTATTCATGGGCGCATAACTTGTTACCACTAGTGGCTGATAAGAAGTGCAACTCTCAGTCCAGGGATTACATTCTGCAACTGGTTGAGAA CATTTTGTCAAATCCTGAGGCTAGTACCATACTCATGAATGGGACTCTCAGTGATGGAAAGAGAAGGATTCCACCTCATGTATTTGAGGGCTTGCTTCGGCTTACATTCCCTGCTTCATCCGCAAGAGTAGAGGATACAGAGAGGTTTGAGTCAATCTACCCCTTTTTGAAAGAAGTGGCTCTTGCCGGTGCACCAGGAAGCGAGACGATGAAACAGATATTCACTTCTACTCTGAAGTTAGCTGGGGAAGGAAATGCTATTTTAGCCGATGAAGCTACATCAATCGCTATCTGGCTGTTGGCCGAAGACGCTGATTGCTTCAACCTGTGGGACAGTATCTATGAGGAGAATCTTGAAGCTAGTGTTGCTCTTCTTAAGAAGCTTGTAGACGAATGGAAGGATCATTCTCTCAAACTATCATCATCACCAGGTGATATCATCACTCTCAAACGAACTATCAAGAGCTTCAGGAAAAAGAATGTAAAAGCCATCATTGAAGGAAGAGCCAATGCTTCTCTTTACATAGAAGCTGACAAGTCACTGAAAGTGATCAGGGGAAGACTCTCCCGTGGAAGTGGCTGCCTTATATGTACAGCCATTACTGCTGTGCTTCTAGCTGCTGGAGGAGCTGCTGCTGCGATATCAACGGGTTCGTTTTTATGA
- the LOC103837819 gene encoding serine/threonine-protein kinase STY8 isoform X1, translated as MTNTDESESCGSRAVVASPSQENPRHYRMKLDVYGEILQRLQESNYEEAALPDFEDQLWQHFNRLPARYALDVKVERAEDVLTHQRLLKLAEDPATRPVFDVHSVQVAPRNSAESDPALEEDAQSSSHTSGQGVLAPPTFGSSPNFEAITLGNKIVEDVDSAVNATLTTRPMHEITFSTIDKPKLLSQLTSLLGELGLNIQEAHAFSTVDGFSLDVFVVDGWSQEETDGLKDALSKEILKLKDQPGSKQKSIAFFEHDKSSNELIPACIEIPTDGTDEWEIDVKQLKIEKKVASGSYGDLHKGTYCSQEVAIKFLKPERVNTEILREFSQEVYIMRKVRHKNVVQFLGACTRSPTLCIVTEFMARGSIYDFLHKQKCAFKLQTLLKVALDVAKGMCYLHQNNIIHRDLKTANLLMDEHGLVKVADFGVARVQIESGVMTAETGTYRWMAPEVIEHKPYSHKADVFSYAIVLWELLTGDIPYAFLTPLQAAVGVVQKGLRPKIPKKTHPRVKGLLERCWQQEPKERPDFEEIIEMLQQIMTEVNVVP; from the exons ATGACGAACACAGATGAATCGGAGAGCTGCGGCAGCAGAGCCGTTGTGGCTTCGCCGTCGCAGGAAAACCCTAGACACTACCGGATGAAACTCGATGTCTACGGCGAAATCTTACAGCGGCTCCAGGAATCTAACTACGAGGAAGCTGCTCTTCCTGATTTCGAGGATCAGCTTTGGCAACATTTCAATCGTCTTCCTGCTCG ATATGCTCTGGATGTTAAAGTTGAGAGAGCAGAAGATGTTCTCACACATCAGAGATTACTGAAGCTGGCGGAAGATCCTGCAACTAGGCCTGTGTTTGATGTTCATAGTGTACAG GTTGCTCCCAGAAACTCTGCTGAGTCAGACCCTGCTTTGGAGGAAGATGCTCAAAGCTCTAGCCACACAAGCGGCCAGGG GGTTCTTGCACCTCCAACTTTTGGCTCTTCTCCAAATTTTGAGGCGATTACTCTTGGAAATAAAATTGTTGAAGATGTTGATAGTGCTGTTAATGCAACTCTTACTACTCG ACCGATGCATGAGATCACCTTTTCAACCATCGACAAGCCTAAACTCCTTAGTCAG CTTACTTCTCTGCTTGGTGAGCTTGGATTGAATATTCAAGAGGCTCATGCTTTCTCCACTGTCGATGGTTTTTCTTTGGATGTTTTTGTTGTCGATGGTTGGTCTCAGGAG GAAACAGATGGTTTAAAAGATGCATTAAGCAAGGAGATTCTGAAGCTCAAG GATCAACCTGGTTCTAAACAGAAATCTATTGCTTTCTTTGAGCATGACAAATCTAGCAACGAGCTGATACCCGCCTGCATTGAAATACCCACGGATGGAACTGACGAATGGGAGATTGACGTGAAACAGCTCAAAATTGAAAAGAAAGTGGCATCTGGTTCATATGGGGATCT GCATAAAGGCACTTATTGCAGTCAGGAAGTGGCTATCAAATTCCTCAAGCCTGAGCGGGTAAACACGGAGATACTTAGAGAATTTTCTCAAGAAGTTTATATTATGAG GAAAGTCCGCCATAAAAACGTTGTCCAGTTTTTGGGTGCATGCACACGATCTCCCACCCTCTGTATTGTGACTG AGTTTATGGCTCGGGGGAGCATTTATGATTTCTTGCACAAACAGAAATGCGCTttcaaacttcaaactttgcttAAAGTTGCACTTGACGTTGCAAAAGGGATGTGCTATCTTCATCAAAACAATATCATTCACAGGGATCTTAAGACTGCAAATCTTCTTATGGATGAACATGGA CTTGTCAAGGTTGCTGATTTTGGAGTTGCCAGAGTACAGATTGAGTCAGGGGTCATGACAGCCGAAACAGGGACTTATCGATGGATGGCTCCAGAG GTCATTGAACACAAGCCTTACAGTCACAAAGCTGACGTGTTCAGTTATGCGATAGTGCTATGGGAACTTTTGACTGGTGAT ATACCATATGCTTTTTTGACTCCACTACAAGCGGCTGTTGGCGTTGTTCAAAAG GGCCTTAGACCAAAAATTCCAAAGAAGACACACCCAAGAGTGAAGGGACTTCTAGAGAGATGCTGGCAGCAAGAGCCGAAGGAAAGGCCAGACTTTGAGGAAATCATAGAAATGCTTCAACAGATAATGACTGAAGTAAACGTCGTACCATGA
- the LOC103837819 gene encoding serine/threonine-protein kinase STY8 isoform X2, translating to MFIVYRLLPETLLSQTLLWRKMLKALATQAARGFLHLQLLALLQILRRLLLEIKLLKMLIVLLMQLLLLDRCMRSPFQPSTSLNSLVRLSCMGWFPFHFFDKPNGFLFQLTSLLGELGLNIQEAHAFSTVDGFSLDVFVVDGWSQEETDGLKDALSKEILKLKDQPGSKQKSIAFFEHDKSSNELIPACIEIPTDGTDEWEIDVKQLKIEKKVASGSYGDLHKGTYCSQEVAIKFLKPERVNTEILREFSQEVYIMRKVRHKNVVQFLGACTRSPTLCIVTEFMARGSIYDFLHKQKCAFKLQTLLKVALDVAKGMCYLHQNNIIHRDLKTANLLMDEHGLVKVADFGVARVQIESGVMTAETGTYRWMAPEVIEHKPYSHKADVFSYAIVLWELLTGDIPYAFLTPLQAAVGVVQKGLRPKIPKKTHPRVKGLLERCWQQEPKERPDFEEIIEMLQQIMTEVNVVP from the exons ATGTTCATAGTGTACAG GTTGCTCCCAGAAACTCTGCTGAGTCAGACCCTGCTTTGGAGGAAGATGCTCAAAGCTCTAGCCACACAAGCGGCCAGGG GGTTCTTGCACCTCCAACTTTTGGCTCTTCTCCAAATTTTGAGGCGATTACTCTTGGAAATAAAATTGTTGAAGATGTTGATAGTGCTGTTAATGCAACTCTTACTACTCG ACCGATGCATGAGATCACCTTTTCAACCATCGACAAGCCTAAACTCCTTAGTCAG ACTGTCTTGTATGGGATGGTTTCCCTTTCATTTTTTCGACAAACCAAATGGTTTTCTGTTTCAGCTTACTTCTCTGCTTGGTGAGCTTGGATTGAATATTCAAGAGGCTCATGCTTTCTCCACTGTCGATGGTTTTTCTTTGGATGTTTTTGTTGTCGATGGTTGGTCTCAGGAG GAAACAGATGGTTTAAAAGATGCATTAAGCAAGGAGATTCTGAAGCTCAAG GATCAACCTGGTTCTAAACAGAAATCTATTGCTTTCTTTGAGCATGACAAATCTAGCAACGAGCTGATACCCGCCTGCATTGAAATACCCACGGATGGAACTGACGAATGGGAGATTGACGTGAAACAGCTCAAAATTGAAAAGAAAGTGGCATCTGGTTCATATGGGGATCT GCATAAAGGCACTTATTGCAGTCAGGAAGTGGCTATCAAATTCCTCAAGCCTGAGCGGGTAAACACGGAGATACTTAGAGAATTTTCTCAAGAAGTTTATATTATGAG GAAAGTCCGCCATAAAAACGTTGTCCAGTTTTTGGGTGCATGCACACGATCTCCCACCCTCTGTATTGTGACTG AGTTTATGGCTCGGGGGAGCATTTATGATTTCTTGCACAAACAGAAATGCGCTttcaaacttcaaactttgcttAAAGTTGCACTTGACGTTGCAAAAGGGATGTGCTATCTTCATCAAAACAATATCATTCACAGGGATCTTAAGACTGCAAATCTTCTTATGGATGAACATGGA CTTGTCAAGGTTGCTGATTTTGGAGTTGCCAGAGTACAGATTGAGTCAGGGGTCATGACAGCCGAAACAGGGACTTATCGATGGATGGCTCCAGAG GTCATTGAACACAAGCCTTACAGTCACAAAGCTGACGTGTTCAGTTATGCGATAGTGCTATGGGAACTTTTGACTGGTGAT ATACCATATGCTTTTTTGACTCCACTACAAGCGGCTGTTGGCGTTGTTCAAAAG GGCCTTAGACCAAAAATTCCAAAGAAGACACACCCAAGAGTGAAGGGACTTCTAGAGAGATGCTGGCAGCAAGAGCCGAAGGAAAGGCCAGACTTTGAGGAAATCATAGAAATGCTTCAACAGATAATGACTGAAGTAAACGTCGTACCATGA